One Anopheles marshallii chromosome 3, idAnoMarsDA_429_01, whole genome shotgun sequence genomic region harbors:
- the LOC128711867 gene encoding endoplasmic reticulum-Golgi intermediate compartment protein 2: MLRYRGVKQALDAVSRLDAFPKVKEEFVQPTRVGGTLSLISRLVILFLIYHEVSYYMDSRLVFTFVPDTDLQSKLKVHIDLTVAMPCKSIGADILDSTNQNVFSFGILQEEDTWFELCPSQRVHFDYMQHHNSYLRNEYHSIAEILYKSDHAVVYSMPERVIIPAKPHDACRIHGVLTLNKVAGNFHITVGKTIHFSRGHIHLNNIFANTQTNFSHRINRFSFGDHTAGIIHPLEGDEKLFDNGQVMMQYFIEVVPTDVEKFYSHSKTYQYTVRENLQLIDVDKGMQGVAGLYFKYDMSALRVLVRQDRDSIAQFIVRLSSIIAGIVVISGLLSKCVHLAGDVCCKRHHEPLTLQDPPAKGAVIIS; encoded by the exons atgctTCGCTACCGTGGTGTGAAACAGGCTCTAGATGCTGTTTCTCGACTGGACGCTTTTCCCAAAGTAAAGGAAGAATTCGTACAACCAACACGAGTCGGTGGAAcat TGTCGTTGATCAGCCGGTTGGTAATTTTGTTCCTTATCTACCATGAAGTGTCGTACTACATGGACTCACGATTAGTATTTACGTTCGTACCGGACACGGATCTGCAATCGAAGCTGAAAGTACACATCGACCTAACGGTTGCAATGCCATGCAAAT CCATAGGAGCCGATATTTTGGATTCGACAAATCAAAATGTATTTTCCTTCGGCATTTTACAAGAGGAAGACACTTGGTTCGAGCTGTGCCCCAGCCAACGGGTACATTTCGATTACATGCAGCATCACAATTCGTACCTCCGGAATGAATACCATTCGATAGCGGAGATACTGTACAAATCGGATCACGCCGTTGTGTATAGCATGCCGGAACGTGTAATCATTCCAGCCAAACCCCACGATGCATGCCGTATTCATGGTGTGTTGACGTTGAACAAG GTTGCAGGCAATTTTCATATCACCGTCGGCAAAACCATTCATTTCTCACGCGGACACATTCATTTGAATAACATTTTTGCCAACACGCAGACCAATTTTTCGCATCGAATTAATAGATTTAGCTTCGGTGATCACACCGCCGGTATTATCCATCCGCTCGAGGGCGATGAGAAATTATTCGATAACG GTCAAGTTATGATGCAGTACTTCATTGAAGTTGTTCCGACGgatgtggaaaagttttattcaCATTCCAAAACTTACCAATACACCGTGCGAGAAAATTTACAACTAATCG ATGTCGATAAGGGAATGCAAGGTGTAGCGGGGCTCTACTTCAAGTATGATATGTCTGCGCTGCGGGTACTCGTGCGACAGGATCGGGACAGCATTGCTCAGTTTATTGTGCGGCTTTCCTCGATCATTGCCGGCATTGTTGTGATTTCGGGACTGTTGAGCAAATGTGTGCATCTTGCTGGGGATGTATGTTGTAAGCGGCATCACGAACCTTTGACACTGCAGGACCCACCCGCCAAAGGGGCCGTTATTATAAGTTGA
- the LOC128715715 gene encoding 60S ribosomal protein L22-like, giving the protein MAPVEKAVNAVKTKPAAPKPAKNVLRGKNPVKKKREHLRYGIDCTNIAEDNIMDVADFEKYLKERFKVNGKTGNLGNNVTFERQKMKVFVNSDVHFSKRYLKYLTRKYLKKNSLRDWIRVVSNDKDVYELRYFRISSNDDDEEENE; this is encoded by the exons ATGGCTCCCGTG GAAAAGGCAGTGAATGCGGTAAAAACCAAGCCCGCTGCACCCAAACCAGCGAAGAATGTGCTGCGCGGAAAGAATCCCGTGAAGAAGAAGCGTGAGCATCTTCGATATGGCATCGACTGCACCAACATTGCCGAGGACAACATCATGGATGTTGCAGACTTT gaAAAGTATCTGAAGGAACGCTTCAAGGTGAACGGTAAGACCGGCAACTTGGGCAACAACGTTACCTTCGAGCGCCAGAAAATGAAGGTGTTCGTCAATTCGGATGTGCACTTCTCCAAACGCTATCTCAAGTACTTGACCAGGAAGTATTTGAAAAAGAACAGTCTGCGCGACTGGATCCGTGTGGTGTCCAACGACAAGGATGTTTACGAGCTGAGGTACTTCCGCATCAGCTCGaatgacgacgacgaggagg
- the LOC128711865 gene encoding uncharacterized protein LOC128711865 — protein MSGFFKQFSCILCSMMLLFCGGMHIGWSITHLNMSGNSWAVGISVDEYRFAILSFFTGCGFILLIVAATKTLLPTRIWIMLSALFFIINGAFFVAMPSYYAATVATRIIAGFGHGICHAVSIIYVGEIASRNYRGKLVTMLVSSIIGGIALFTVLSMVTTNPIFIVEPNMDANRAVGIVILSLSTFALLTAWFLVVESPLHTLTTSGNESLARANLLKLRGMSVESPSIMDEFEDMKTLASESESLSPFFLTQGNFPPFQLVLLVKLANLLFFNYSMNTAKMSLMSLMFTLTLFTHNWAPPLLMLSKFAGSVFAILIIDMLPRRFMYGISSTFTGTFMLALGIILATYDIVDTWIPPFLYLVAEVFNTFGMLPVSEIMLSEAFPPKKRALSVSSILICEYVGHMVVYIIYFNVPSTLTNTYIKTLVFSGVILLKCVIAVLTIPDTRNKYPREAVHMYMHKKK, from the exons ATGTCCGGATTCTTTAAGCAGTTCTCCTGCATTCTGTGCA GTatgatgctgctgttttgtGGAGGTATGCACATCGGCTGGAGCATAACGCACCTGAACATGAGCGGCAACAGTTGGGCGGTAGGCATATCCGTGGACGAGTATCGGTTTGCCATACTGTCGTTCTTTACCGGGTGTGGTTTTATCCTACTGATCGTAGCAGCCACAAAAACGCTACTCCCCACACGCATCTGGATCATGCTGTCAGCgttatttttcatcatcaatgGTGCGTTTTTCGTCGCCATGCCATCGTACTATGCAGCAACGGTGGCAACACGCATTATAGCAg gcTTCGGTCACGGTATCTGTCACGCCGTTTCGATAATCTACGTGGGCGAGATTGCGTCGCGGAACTATCGGGGGAAACTTGTTACTATGCTCGTGTCCAGCATCATTGGCGGCATTGCACTGTTCACCGTCCTGTCCATGGTGACGACCAATCCGATCTTCATCGTGGAACCAAACATGGATGCGAACCGTGCGGTCGGTATCGTTATCCTGTCGCTCAGCACATTCGCCCTACTGACCGCCTGGTTCTTGGTGGTTGAATCTCCCCTGCATACACTCACAACTTCCGGCAACGAATCGCTTGCACGCGCCAACCTGCTCAAACTGCGCGGCATGTCGGTGGAATCGCCTTCGATAATGGACGAGTTCGAGGATATGAAAACGCTCGCATCGGAAAGTGAAAGCCTGTCGCCGTTCTTCCTTACCCAAGGCAATTTCCCACCATTCCAGTTGGTGCTGTTGGTAAAGTTGGCCAATCTGCTGTTCTTCAATTACTCCATGAACACCGCCAAGATGTCACTGATGTCGCTAATGTTTACGCTGACCTTGTTTACACACAACTGGGCGCCTCCACTGTTGATGCTGAGCAAATTTGCTGGTTCCGTGTTTGCTATACTGATCATCGATATGCTCCCGCGTCGGTTCATGTATGGTATCTCGTCTACCTTCACCGGTACGTTCATGCTTGCGCTCGGTATTATACTGGCCACGTACGACATTGTTGACACCTGGATACCGCCATTCCTTTACCTGGTGGCCGAAGTTTTCAACACCTTCGGCATGTTGCCCGTGTCGGAAATTATGCTTTCGGAAGCATTCCCACCGAAAAAGCGTGCCCTTTCCGTGTCCTCCATACTGATATGCGAGTACGTCGGACACATGGTGGTGTACATCATCTACTTCAATGTGCCATCCACGCTTACGAACACGTACATCAAGACGCTTGTGTTTTCGGGCGTGATTTTGCTCAAGTGTGTCATCGCGGTACTGACGATACCGGACACGCGGAACAAATATCCTCGGGAAGCGGTACACATGTATatgcacaagaaaaaataa